A single genomic interval of Bacillus sp. es.036 harbors:
- a CDS encoding phosphotransferase family protein yields MAYSHDTIPVRDGEELDKQKLEQFIKKNINDLSDDPLFVEQFGTGHSNLTYQLSIGDWEAVLRRPPLGPVAPKAHDMQREFTILKELNPIFPLAPKPYLYNETLLDAPFFLMERRRGIVLDTSFPEGLQPTEDLCRSISETMVDTLVDLHSIDYKKTNLADVTHPDGFMERQVHGWIKRYNRSKTDDLPGIDELTNWMASNIPKSQSPTVIHYDYKLNNAMFAHDDYSKIVGLFDWEMTTVGDPLADLGAAMGYWLQQDDPDILKVGMGIAPVTVMPGFITRDEFIQSYANKSGRDVSQMNFYLTFAYFKLAVICQQIYYRWKMGQTTDERFRHLNQFVASLIAHARDNARVKR; encoded by the coding sequence ATGGCTTATTCACACGATACGATCCCTGTCCGAGACGGAGAGGAGCTCGATAAACAGAAACTTGAGCAATTTATCAAGAAAAACATTAATGACCTGAGTGATGATCCTTTATTCGTTGAACAGTTCGGTACTGGGCACTCCAATTTAACTTATCAGCTATCAATTGGCGATTGGGAAGCGGTGCTACGTAGACCACCACTTGGACCAGTGGCACCGAAAGCTCATGACATGCAGCGAGAGTTTACAATATTAAAAGAATTAAATCCTATTTTTCCACTAGCACCAAAACCGTATCTCTACAATGAGACTTTGCTTGATGCTCCATTCTTTCTTATGGAGAGAAGAAGAGGCATTGTTCTTGATACATCATTTCCTGAAGGCTTGCAACCTACTGAGGATTTGTGTCGTAGCATTTCCGAAACGATGGTAGATACGTTAGTTGACCTGCACAGCATTGATTACAAAAAGACGAACTTAGCGGATGTTACTCATCCAGATGGGTTTATGGAACGTCAAGTACACGGCTGGATTAAACGATACAATCGATCAAAAACAGACGATCTTCCAGGTATTGATGAACTTACAAACTGGATGGCGTCAAATATACCTAAATCTCAAAGTCCTACCGTTATTCATTATGATTACAAATTAAACAATGCGATGTTCGCTCATGATGATTACAGTAAAATTGTTGGATTATTTGATTGGGAAATGACGACGGTAGGTGACCCGCTTGCAGACTTAGGGGCAGCGATGGGCTACTGGTTACAACAAGATGACCCAGATATTTTAAAAGTTGGAATGGGGATAGCACCAGTTACAGTGATGCCTGGTTTTATAACGAGGGATGAATTTATCCAGTCTTACGCAAATAAATCAGGGCGTGACGTATCTCAAATGAATTTCTATTTAACGTTTGCCTATTTTAAACTAGCTGTCATTTGTCAGCAAATCTATTATCGATGGAAAATGGGCCAAACAACTGACGAGCGGTTCCGACATCTTAATCAGTTTGTCGCTAGCTTAATTGCACATGCGCGTGACAATGCCAGAGTAAAGCGTTAG
- a CDS encoding acyl-CoA thioesterase → MSVHTSVRVRFCETDALGHVNNTSYFIYLEEARVQFFDYLGKRSGTDDWPFILVSTKCDFLKQAYFKQSLHVETTVKRIGTKSFTLMHHIKDTASDTVVAEGEATVVYFDFKKQASEVIPEDLRLKLEESYQLL, encoded by the coding sequence ATGAGTGTGCATACAAGTGTAAGAGTACGATTTTGTGAGACGGATGCGCTCGGACATGTGAATAATACAAGTTATTTTATTTACTTAGAAGAAGCGCGAGTCCAGTTTTTTGATTATCTTGGTAAACGATCTGGAACAGACGATTGGCCGTTTATTCTCGTTTCTACAAAATGCGATTTTCTGAAACAGGCCTATTTCAAACAGTCTTTACATGTTGAAACGACTGTGAAACGTATTGGAACGAAGAGTTTTACCCTTATGCATCATATAAAAGATACGGCAAGTGATACCGTTGTAGCAGAGGGAGAAGCAACAGTCGTTTATTTTGATTTCAAAAAACAAGCGAGTGAAGTGATCCCAGAAGACTTACGATTAAAACTTGAAGAATCTTATCAGCTCCTCTAA
- a CDS encoding enoyl-CoA hydratase, protein MKMVTYEIHEKTAIVTINNPPLNVMSKQVSTELFEVFTELEANQDAVAVILTGAGNKAFMAGADIKEFPDWIGQSGFKNIVMETHQVLNYLDHFPKPTIAVLNGLTFGGGCELAMTCDMRIAEEHAQLGLPEIKLGLFPGGGGTQRLPRLIGEAKAKEMMFTGEPISAEEADRYGLVNHVVPSGQGMAYAQGLASKITGQSLQALSRIKKAVNNGAHLPIESAVELEAELFEEVFQTEDIKEGVQAFMEKRKPAFTHR, encoded by the coding sequence ATGAAAATGGTGACGTATGAAATTCATGAAAAGACGGCTATCGTTACGATTAATAATCCCCCTTTAAATGTGATGAGCAAACAAGTATCAACTGAACTTTTTGAGGTTTTTACAGAGTTAGAAGCGAATCAAGATGCTGTCGCAGTTATTTTAACGGGTGCTGGAAACAAAGCCTTTATGGCTGGTGCAGATATTAAAGAGTTTCCAGATTGGATTGGACAGTCTGGTTTTAAAAATATCGTAATGGAAACTCACCAAGTATTGAATTATTTAGATCATTTCCCAAAACCAACAATTGCTGTGCTTAATGGACTAACATTCGGTGGCGGTTGTGAACTTGCAATGACGTGTGATATGCGAATTGCAGAAGAACATGCTCAGCTTGGACTTCCTGAAATAAAGTTAGGACTTTTCCCAGGTGGTGGAGGCACACAGCGTCTTCCTAGACTTATTGGAGAAGCCAAAGCAAAAGAAATGATGTTCACAGGTGAACCGATTTCAGCTGAAGAGGCAGATCGGTACGGTCTTGTAAACCACGTGGTACCATCCGGACAAGGCATGGCTTATGCTCAGGGACTCGCTTCAAAAATAACTGGCCAATCACTGCAGGCTTTATCACGAATCAAAAAAGCAGTGAACAATGGTGCGCACCTTCCAATTGAATCTGCCGTTGAACTTGAAGCAGAATTGTTTGAAGAAGTTTTTCAAACAGAAGATATTAAAGAAGGCGTACAAGCATTTATGGAAAAAAGAAAGCCTGCCTTTACTCACAGGTAA
- a CDS encoding 3-hydroxyacyl-CoA dehydrogenase family protein — protein MKVEEIKTITVLGAGSMGHQIGMLCALGGYETMIQDINEAALKDAGEKLEGIMSKWVKKGKITEDQKIEAFGRLQFSTNLEEAAVRADFIIEAIVEKLDVKREVFEKLDQLADPNTILATNSSTIVNSLIASATNRKEKVVNMHFFFPPLVMDCVEVVMSEATSEETAQLTMAVCERINRTGVLLKKEISGFVANRILGALQKEAMYLYEEGIADFQDIDLICRKALNHPIGPFELMDLSGIDVGYFVMQQRYNETGNPEDKPSKAIEDKVKAGTLGRKTGKGWYDYTKEGVKN, from the coding sequence ATGAAAGTAGAAGAAATCAAAACGATAACAGTACTCGGAGCTGGCTCTATGGGCCATCAGATTGGTATGCTTTGTGCGCTTGGTGGGTATGAAACCATGATTCAGGATATCAATGAAGCTGCTCTAAAAGATGCAGGTGAAAAGCTTGAAGGAATAATGTCAAAGTGGGTTAAGAAAGGTAAAATTACTGAGGATCAAAAGATAGAAGCATTTGGAAGACTTCAATTTTCAACAAATCTTGAAGAAGCAGCGGTAAGAGCTGACTTCATTATTGAAGCCATAGTTGAGAAATTAGATGTGAAGCGTGAAGTGTTTGAAAAGCTCGATCAATTAGCAGATCCGAATACGATTCTAGCAACTAATAGTTCTACCATTGTGAACTCATTAATTGCATCCGCAACGAATCGTAAAGAGAAAGTCGTGAACATGCACTTCTTCTTCCCACCACTAGTTATGGACTGTGTAGAAGTGGTAATGAGTGAAGCAACTTCTGAAGAAACAGCCCAGCTTACGATGGCGGTTTGCGAGCGTATTAATCGAACAGGGGTATTACTAAAAAAAGAAATTTCAGGATTCGTTGCGAATCGGATTTTAGGTGCATTGCAAAAAGAAGCGATGTATCTGTACGAAGAAGGAATTGCTGATTTCCAAGATATCGACTTGATTTGTCGCAAAGCTCTTAATCACCCGATTGGGCCATTTGAATTAATGGATCTATCTGGAATAGATGTTGGGTATTTCGTGATGCAGCAACGTTATAACGAAACTGGAAATCCAGAAGACAAGCCCTCAAAAGCCATTGAGGATAAAGTGAAAGCTGGAACACTTGGAAGAAAAACAGGAAAAGGCTGGTATGACTATACAAAAGAAGGAGTGAAAAATTAA
- a CDS encoding TetR/AcrR family transcriptional regulator, producing the protein MKHKLTVKSIELFEKNGFSETSIQDIVDAIGVTKGTFYYYFKSKEALLMDIHSSYIDGMIKQQKDILEDVSKSCKEKLYDMVYMLIHNVELEGHSARVFFREMKNLKEENLAEILPKRDQIRYYFQDLLKQGVKNGEFRKDLNIDIVTFAILGITNWTYQWYKPNGPVSDKEVASIFVDMVLNGIEESR; encoded by the coding sequence ATGAAACACAAACTAACTGTTAAAAGTATTGAGTTATTTGAAAAAAATGGATTTAGCGAAACGTCGATTCAAGATATTGTGGACGCAATCGGTGTTACAAAAGGAACGTTCTACTATTATTTTAAGAGTAAAGAAGCATTGTTAATGGACATCCATTCTTCTTATATCGATGGCATGATTAAGCAACAGAAAGATATTTTAGAAGATGTGTCTAAGAGTTGTAAAGAAAAACTCTATGATATGGTTTATATGCTCATCCATAACGTTGAATTAGAAGGGCACAGTGCGCGAGTTTTCTTTCGAGAAATGAAGAATTTAAAAGAAGAAAATCTCGCTGAAATCCTTCCAAAGCGTGATCAAATCCGCTATTACTTTCAAGATTTACTAAAACAAGGTGTCAAAAATGGAGAGTTTAGAAAAGATCTCAATATTGATATCGTCACGTTTGCCATTCTAGGTATTACAAATTGGACCTATCAATGGTACAAGCCGAACGGTCCAGTGTCAGATAAAGAAGTAGCAAGTATTTTTGTTGATATGGTTTTAAATGGGATTGAGGAAAGCAGATAA
- a CDS encoding long-chain-fatty-acid--CoA ligase: protein MNEKSWTKHYPDSISSTIDIPNVSLQDMLSKTVKDYPDQVALSFYHKKITYGELGHLSSLFGSALQHTCEMQPKDRVALMLPNCPQFAISYYGVLKAGGTITQINPMLVERELQYILADSGAETIVIYDALYPRLKAIQNETNVKNVIVVSLQPTEANFAPDFTFDQFVQSAQEQLKEVSVDPKEDVAVLQYTGGTTGRSKGAMLTHRNLIANVEQCLEFFKDEFTFGEEKCLTVIPLFHVFGMTSCMNLSIRIGAESVILPKFDVNEVLKTIETEKPTMFPGVPTMYVALTNHPDAEKYNLGSIRTCNSGSAPMPVGLMKEFERKTGAKILEGYGLSEASPTTHVNPPFGERKPGSVGIGFPSTEYKIVDLGEGKIEVPFGESGELIIKGPQVMKGYWNLPEETANTLRDGWLFTGDIAKMDADGYVSIIDRKKDLIIASGYNIYPRDIEEVLYEHPSIMEAVIVGVPDPYRGETVKAVIVKKPGATLTEEEVTSYCQDEMAPYKVPKIIEFRNELPKTSVGKILRRSIRDEARQV, encoded by the coding sequence ATGAACGAAAAAAGTTGGACAAAGCATTACCCTGACTCCATTTCTAGTACAATTGATATCCCAAATGTATCGCTACAAGACATGTTATCGAAAACAGTAAAAGACTATCCAGATCAGGTCGCACTCTCTTTTTATCATAAAAAAATAACGTACGGGGAACTTGGACATCTTTCATCTCTTTTCGGATCAGCCCTTCAGCATACTTGTGAAATGCAACCAAAGGATCGCGTTGCGCTTATGTTACCAAATTGTCCTCAGTTTGCGATTAGTTATTATGGCGTGTTAAAAGCGGGAGGTACGATTACCCAGATCAATCCGATGCTTGTAGAACGTGAACTTCAGTACATATTAGCTGATTCTGGAGCGGAAACGATCGTAATCTATGATGCTCTTTATCCAAGGTTGAAAGCCATACAGAACGAAACGAATGTGAAGAATGTAATTGTTGTTTCTCTTCAGCCTACTGAAGCGAATTTCGCTCCTGATTTTACTTTTGACCAATTTGTTCAAAGTGCACAGGAGCAACTAAAAGAGGTTTCGGTTGATCCTAAAGAGGACGTTGCCGTTCTTCAGTATACTGGCGGAACGACTGGAAGATCGAAAGGAGCTATGCTAACTCACCGTAATTTGATTGCAAATGTTGAGCAATGTCTCGAATTTTTTAAAGATGAATTCACGTTTGGTGAAGAAAAATGTTTAACAGTCATTCCTTTGTTTCACGTTTTTGGAATGACCTCCTGTATGAATTTATCGATTCGAATTGGGGCAGAGAGCGTAATTTTGCCTAAGTTCGATGTTAATGAAGTTTTAAAAACAATAGAAACAGAGAAACCAACCATGTTTCCTGGTGTTCCAACAATGTATGTCGCTTTAACGAATCATCCAGATGCGGAAAAATATAATCTTGGAAGCATCCGAACGTGTAATAGTGGAAGCGCACCGATGCCGGTTGGATTAATGAAAGAGTTTGAACGAAAAACTGGAGCTAAAATTCTTGAAGGATACGGGTTAAGTGAAGCTTCTCCGACGACGCATGTTAATCCCCCTTTTGGTGAGCGTAAGCCTGGGAGTGTCGGCATTGGCTTTCCTTCGACAGAGTACAAAATTGTGGATTTAGGTGAAGGGAAAATAGAGGTGCCGTTTGGTGAATCCGGAGAGCTTATTATTAAAGGGCCACAGGTGATGAAGGGGTATTGGAATTTGCCAGAAGAAACAGCAAACACCTTGCGTGACGGATGGTTGTTTACAGGAGATATCGCAAAAATGGATGCGGATGGTTATGTTTCAATCATTGATCGAAAAAAAGATCTAATTATTGCTAGCGGCTATAACATTTACCCACGCGATATTGAAGAGGTTCTTTATGAACATCCAAGTATTATGGAGGCAGTAATTGTAGGTGTCCCAGATCCTTATCGCGGTGAGACTGTGAAGGCAGTAATTGTGAAGAAACCAGGAGCAACTTTGACGGAGGAAGAGGTTACTTCTTACTGTCAGGATGAAATGGCGCCTTACAAGGTTCCGAAAATTATAGAATTTCGTAATGAGCTTCCTAAAACGAGTGTAGGGAAAATATTAAGACGTTCCATCCGTGATGAAGCACGTCAGGTATAG
- a CDS encoding SDR family NAD(P)-dependent oxidoreductase: MRLQDKVAIVTGGGGGIGRATAIRFADEGARVVVSDIHAESGEETVEQVCKMGGNAIFVKTDTANEGEMKALVEECEQHYGGLDILFNNAGVSNEEVKLADVSVEEWDRVVSINLKGVFLGMKFSIPLMEKRNGGSIVNTSSLLGFKGKKYMAPYNASKGGVITLTKNAALEYGSKNIRVNAVCPGVIDTNIVTPWREDERKWPIISKANALKRVGQPEEIANAVLFLVSDEASYVTGTSLLVDGGGLTF; this comes from the coding sequence ATGAGGCTGCAGGATAAAGTTGCAATTGTCACTGGAGGCGGTGGAGGAATCGGTCGAGCAACCGCGATTCGCTTTGCTGATGAAGGAGCAAGGGTAGTCGTCTCTGATATTCACGCAGAATCTGGAGAAGAAACTGTCGAACAAGTTTGTAAAATGGGTGGAAATGCCATATTTGTAAAAACGGACACGGCAAATGAAGGAGAAATGAAAGCGCTTGTAGAAGAGTGTGAACAGCACTATGGTGGCCTCGACATTCTTTTTAATAATGCAGGTGTTAGTAACGAAGAAGTAAAATTAGCGGATGTTTCTGTTGAGGAATGGGACCGTGTAGTGTCGATAAATTTGAAGGGTGTTTTTCTTGGAATGAAATTTAGTATTCCATTGATGGAAAAGAGAAATGGTGGCTCCATCGTTAACACTTCAAGTCTATTGGGTTTTAAAGGGAAAAAATATATGGCCCCTTATAATGCATCCAAAGGTGGGGTTATTACATTAACAAAAAATGCTGCTCTCGAATACGGAAGCAAGAACATTCGAGTGAATGCCGTTTGTCCTGGAGTAATTGATACAAACATTGTGACACCATGGAGAGAAGATGAACGTAAATGGCCCATTATTTCAAAAGCCAACGCGCTTAAAAGGGTAGGACAACCAGAGGAAATTGCAAACGCCGTGCTATTTCTAGTCTCGGATGAAGCTTCTTACGTTACAGGAACAAGTCTTCTTGTTGACGGAGGCGGATTAACGTTTTAA
- a CDS encoding thiolase family protein has translation MNRDPVIVSSVRTPIGRQGGAFSGIQAHELGAIALREAVARINLDVESIDDVIFGNVIGGGGNIARLTALQAGLPLTIPGLTIDRQCGSGLNAINLAAQAIKSGDGDVYVVGGAESMSQAPYLMEKPSKPFSTMPPRFMKSRLSPEEIGDPPMGITAENLAEKYHITREEQDAFAQRSQERMGKAMAEGYFDSQIAPVHVPVRKGDPIKVTKDEHPRPETTIERLATLPPVFKKGGSVTAGSSSGLNDAASALIVMSREKAESLGLKPLAVVRGYAVSGVDPNIMGIGPVPATQKLMKQSGLSLEEMDLIEINEAFAAQVLACDRELKMNENVVNVNGGAIAHGHPLGATGAILATKAIYELDRREGRYALITACIGGGQGIATVLERE, from the coding sequence ATGAATCGTGATCCAGTTATTGTCTCTAGCGTCCGAACACCGATCGGAAGACAGGGAGGTGCGTTTTCTGGAATTCAAGCACATGAGCTTGGCGCAATCGCGCTTAGAGAAGCAGTAGCACGTATCAATTTAGATGTTGAATCAATCGATGACGTGATCTTTGGAAACGTTATTGGTGGAGGAGGGAATATTGCGAGGCTAACAGCGTTGCAGGCCGGTCTTCCTCTTACAATTCCAGGACTAACGATTGACCGCCAGTGTGGATCGGGATTGAATGCGATAAATCTGGCTGCACAAGCGATTAAATCAGGAGATGGAGATGTCTATGTCGTAGGTGGAGCAGAAAGCATGAGTCAGGCGCCATACTTAATGGAAAAACCATCTAAGCCATTTAGTACGATGCCACCACGATTCATGAAATCACGCCTTTCTCCTGAGGAAATTGGGGATCCTCCTATGGGGATTACGGCGGAGAATTTGGCCGAAAAATATCACATTACGCGAGAAGAACAAGATGCTTTTGCACAAAGAAGTCAAGAACGAATGGGGAAAGCAATGGCTGAAGGTTATTTTGACTCCCAAATTGCTCCCGTTCATGTACCTGTCCGAAAAGGCGATCCGATTAAAGTAACAAAGGATGAACATCCAAGACCTGAAACAACGATTGAACGTCTTGCTACATTACCTCCCGTATTTAAGAAAGGAGGAAGCGTCACAGCGGGGTCAAGTTCTGGTTTAAATGATGCAGCATCAGCCCTTATTGTTATGTCGCGCGAAAAAGCTGAAAGCCTTGGATTAAAACCACTCGCGGTAGTGAGGGGATATGCGGTTAGCGGAGTCGATCCGAATATAATGGGAATCGGACCAGTTCCAGCTACGCAAAAATTGATGAAGCAAAGCGGATTATCTCTTGAGGAAATGGATTTGATTGAGATTAATGAAGCTTTTGCCGCCCAGGTACTTGCTTGTGATCGTGAATTGAAAATGAATGAAAATGTTGTGAATGTTAACGGAGGCGCAATTGCACATGGTCACCCATTAGGTGCAACTGGAGCTATTTTAGCAACAAAAGCGATCTATGAGCTTGATCGTCGAGAAGGAAGATATGCGCTAATCACTGCTTGTATTGGTGGAGGTCAAGGAATAGCAACCGTATTAGAGCGAGAATAA
- a CDS encoding SDR family oxidoreductase, which translates to MNVMQLFDLTGKTAIVTGGGRGLGKQIAEGFAEAGANVVICSRKREACEAVSEELKEAGVKSLAFECDVTNQEQVQHVVDETMKEFGHIDILVNNSGASWGAPVVEMPLQAWHKVMEVNVTGTFLFAQAVGKEMIKQKSGKIINIASVAGLGGADPRYMDAIGYNTSKGAVITFTKDLAVKWGGYNINVNAIAPGFFPTKMSKGLIDAGGERMLETTPLNRFGTDDDLKGAALFLASNASNYVTGDILIVDGGQHAM; encoded by the coding sequence ATGAACGTGATGCAATTATTTGACTTAACAGGAAAGACAGCCATTGTAACAGGAGGAGGAAGAGGGCTTGGCAAGCAAATCGCTGAAGGATTTGCAGAGGCAGGTGCAAACGTTGTGATTTGTTCAAGGAAGCGGGAAGCTTGTGAAGCTGTAAGCGAAGAATTAAAAGAAGCTGGAGTAAAATCATTAGCTTTTGAATGTGATGTAACAAACCAAGAACAAGTTCAACATGTCGTTGATGAAACAATGAAAGAATTTGGGCATATTGATATTCTCGTTAACAACAGCGGCGCTTCCTGGGGGGCACCTGTAGTGGAAATGCCCCTTCAAGCCTGGCACAAAGTAATGGAGGTTAACGTCACTGGTACGTTCTTATTTGCCCAGGCAGTTGGGAAAGAAATGATTAAACAAAAAAGTGGAAAGATCATTAACATTGCTTCTGTAGCAGGTCTTGGCGGCGCTGACCCGCGCTACATGGATGCAATCGGTTATAACACGAGTAAAGGTGCAGTGATTACATTTACGAAAGACCTTGCTGTAAAGTGGGGGGGCTATAATATCAATGTTAATGCGATAGCACCGGGCTTTTTCCCTACAAAAATGTCCAAAGGTTTAATTGACGCTGGTGGTGAAAGGATGCTAGAAACGACCCCACTGAATCGATTTGGAACTGACGATGATCTGAAAGGTGCGGCGCTTTTTCTTGCATCAAATGCTTCGAATTACGTAACGGGAGATATCTTAATTGTCGATGGTGGACAACATGCAATGTAA
- a CDS encoding acyl-CoA dehydrogenase has protein sequence MNFDYSERCRAYLEKLTAFMDEHVYPNERVYEEQLSEQDSRWSRIPPVMEELKQKAKDAGLWNLFLPESEYGAGLTNAEYAPLCEVMGRSMIGPEVFNCAAPDTGNMEVLVRYGTDEQKKQWLEPLLSGEIRSCFSMTEPDVASSDATNIQARIEREGDEYVINGTKWWSSGAGDPRCKIAIVMGKNDPNAAKHEQQSMILVPLDTKGVTIKRVLPVFGYDHAPHGHAEIEYKDVRVPASNMLWEEGKGFAIAQGRLGPGRIHHCMRLIGTAERALEDLCKRVQSREAFGNKISEQGVVREWIADSRIEIEQARLLTLKAAYMMDTVGNKEAKAEIAMIKVVAPNMALRVIDRAIQAFGGAGVSDDYTLAAHWANARTLRLADGPDEVHRSAVARQELKKYR, from the coding sequence ATGAATTTTGACTATTCCGAGCGTTGCCGAGCGTATCTTGAAAAATTAACTGCATTTATGGATGAACATGTTTACCCAAATGAAAGAGTGTATGAAGAACAGCTATCAGAACAGGACAGTAGATGGTCAAGGATTCCACCAGTTATGGAAGAATTGAAACAGAAAGCGAAAGATGCCGGATTATGGAATCTTTTTCTACCTGAAAGTGAATATGGCGCTGGATTAACAAATGCGGAGTATGCTCCTCTTTGCGAGGTGATGGGACGATCAATGATTGGACCTGAAGTATTTAACTGTGCCGCCCCTGATACTGGAAATATGGAAGTATTAGTACGTTACGGTACAGACGAACAAAAGAAACAATGGCTAGAACCCCTCCTTTCTGGAGAAATACGCTCCTGTTTCTCAATGACAGAACCAGATGTGGCTTCTTCTGACGCTACTAATATTCAAGCTCGTATCGAACGCGAAGGCGATGAATACGTTATCAATGGAACAAAATGGTGGTCTTCTGGTGCCGGAGATCCAAGATGTAAGATTGCCATTGTTATGGGTAAAAATGATCCAAATGCAGCTAAACATGAACAGCAGTCTATGATTCTCGTACCACTTGATACAAAAGGGGTCACGATCAAGCGAGTGCTACCCGTTTTTGGTTATGATCATGCTCCACACGGACATGCAGAAATAGAATATAAAGATGTCAGGGTGCCAGCTTCAAATATGCTTTGGGAAGAAGGAAAAGGCTTTGCGATTGCTCAAGGGAGACTTGGTCCTGGACGAATTCACCATTGCATGAGGTTAATCGGAACGGCAGAACGAGCGCTTGAAGATTTATGTAAGCGCGTACAAAGTCGCGAAGCTTTTGGAAACAAAATCTCTGAGCAAGGCGTCGTTCGAGAATGGATTGCCGATTCTCGCATCGAAATTGAACAGGCTAGACTGCTTACATTAAAAGCAGCTTATATGATGGATACGGTTGGAAATAAAGAAGCTAAAGCAGAAATTGCCATGATTAAAGTCGTTGCACCGAATATGGCTCTTCGCGTGATTGACCGAGCCATTCAAGCATTTGGAGGTGCGGGTGTAAGCGATGATTATACGTTAGCAGCTCACTGGGCTAACGCTAGAACGCTTCGACTAGCTGACGGTCCTGACGAAGTACATCGCAGTGCAGTCGCAAGACAGGAATTAAAGAAATATCGTTGA